The Leucobacter viscericola genome includes a window with the following:
- a CDS encoding fluoride efflux transporter FluC, producing the protein MRNTTAKLAELGLVALGGAVGTLARYLLNELIGEVDWLPLGVLIINLSGAFLLGALLEAVALRGPDTGARRKARLLLGTGVLGGYTTYSLLAADIAAMFDHGQMLAGTAYGLATLVFGGLASWFGILVAKSLRGRGRIDSNPSTGASS; encoded by the coding sequence GTGAGAAACACCACCGCGAAGCTTGCCGAGCTTGGGCTTGTTGCGCTCGGTGGCGCCGTGGGCACACTGGCCCGCTACCTGTTGAATGAGCTCATCGGTGAGGTCGACTGGCTTCCGCTCGGTGTGCTCATCATCAACCTCAGCGGTGCATTTTTGCTCGGCGCTCTGCTCGAGGCGGTTGCTCTTCGCGGCCCCGACACTGGTGCGCGACGCAAAGCCCGCCTGCTGCTCGGCACCGGGGTGCTCGGCGGGTACACGACCTACAGTTTGCTCGCCGCCGATATCGCCGCAATGTTTGACCACGGCCAGATGCTCGCCGGTACGGCGTACGGCTTGGCTACCCTCGTATTCGGAGGGTTGGCCAGTTGGTTCGGGATCCTCGTAGCGAAGAGTCTGCGTGGAAGAGGGCGCATCGATTCCAACCCATCTACCGGGGCAAGCTCATGA
- a CDS encoding fluoride efflux transporter FluC: MSGLGLALLIAVAGGIGAAARYAIDSALTAILKPRFPWGIMLVNLTGSFALGYLTGLALDSDIARIISVGLLGGYTTFSTASIDSVRLVLAKRYWAALLNGPGMLVASVALAVTGIVLARG; this comes from the coding sequence ATGAGCGGCCTCGGACTCGCGCTCCTGATCGCTGTTGCGGGTGGCATCGGTGCTGCAGCTCGCTACGCGATCGATTCCGCGCTCACCGCCATCTTGAAGCCCCGATTTCCGTGGGGCATCATGCTGGTGAATCTAACGGGATCATTCGCGCTCGGGTATCTCACGGGGCTTGCGCTCGACAGCGACATCGCACGCATCATCTCGGTCGGTCTGCTTGGTGGCTACACGACCTTCAGCACCGCGAGCATCGACAGCGTGCGCCTGGTGCTGGCGAAGCGCTACTGGGCTGCGCTTCTCAACGGCCCCGGCATGCTCGTCGCGAGTGTGGCGCTCGCGGTTACGGGCATCGTGCTTGCCCGGGGTTAG
- the pdxY gene encoding pyridoxal kinase PdxY, whose protein sequence is MRILSIQSLVSYGHVGNSAAVFPLQRIGVDVMPVPTVCFSNHTGYGAWSGPMLSGDNVRDIVSGIEDRGGLENVDAVLSGYQGGNDIGDAILDAVARVKKHSPNAIYACDPVLGNATSGCHVSPEVQDLIRDRVVPHADLIAPNQFELGFITGTSPDSLSSTLEAADKARAIGPRTILVKNVVRPDRDPDTVEMLAVTDDGAWIVQTPQLPGKANGSGDVTTALFTAHLLRSGDAADALARTAASVFELLEITAASGQRELQLIAAQEAYANPSMRFTPTKVR, encoded by the coding sequence ATGCGAATTCTCTCAATTCAGTCGCTGGTTTCTTACGGTCACGTCGGCAACTCGGCGGCCGTCTTCCCGCTGCAGCGCATTGGTGTCGACGTCATGCCGGTACCCACCGTCTGCTTCTCGAACCACACCGGCTACGGCGCGTGGAGCGGACCGATGCTCAGCGGCGACAACGTGCGCGACATCGTGTCAGGCATTGAGGATCGCGGCGGCCTTGAGAACGTGGACGCGGTGCTCTCCGGCTATCAGGGTGGCAACGACATCGGCGACGCGATCCTCGACGCGGTAGCTCGCGTGAAGAAGCACAGCCCCAACGCCATCTACGCCTGTGATCCTGTGCTCGGCAACGCTACGTCGGGCTGCCACGTTTCACCCGAGGTGCAAGATCTGATTCGGGATCGGGTCGTACCGCACGCAGACCTCATTGCCCCGAACCAGTTTGAGCTTGGCTTCATCACGGGCACATCGCCCGACTCGCTGTCTTCGACGCTTGAGGCGGCCGACAAGGCTCGCGCGATCGGGCCGCGCACGATTCTGGTGAAGAACGTTGTGCGACCGGATCGGGATCCCGATACCGTCGAGATGCTTGCCGTGACCGACGATGGCGCGTGGATCGTGCAGACTCCGCAGTTGCCAGGCAAGGCCAACGGGTCGGGAGACGTGACCACCGCACTCTTTACGGCCCACCTGCTGCGCTCGGGTGACGCCGCTGACGCGCTCGCTCGCACTGCCGCGAGCGTCTTCGAGCTGCTTGAGATTACCGCGGCTTCGGGCCAGCGTGAGCTGCAGCTCATCGCAGCGCAGGAGGCATATGCCAACCCAAGCATGCGCTTCACACCCACGAAGGTGCGCTAG